From Fusobacterium varium:
ATAAAATTAAAGAACTATATTTACAATACTGTGGAGATATATAATAAAAAATGAAACTATATTTAGAAATAATTTCAATTTTTTAAATATATGTAGAAAATTTTCTCTTTATAAAGTTTTTTTATTAATTAAATAACATATTATTTTTTAATAATTTTGATTTTTATTACTATAATTAAGACATAAAATTTGAAATCAAAGAATAAAAATGTTATTATGCAGATAAAGAATAGAAAAGCTTTATACAGGAGAAAAAATGAGTGAAATATGGAATCCATGGCATGGCTGTCATAAAAAAAGTGAAGGCTGCATAAATTGTTATATGTACTATTTGGATGCACAAAGAGGGCAGAGAAGCGATATAGTATACAAAGTAAAAAATAATTTTAACCTTCCTTTAAAAAAAGATAGAAAAGGGAATTATAAAATAAAAAAAGGGACTATTCTTTATACTTGTATGACTTCAGATTTCTTTCTGGAAGAAGCAGATGAATGGAGAGAAGAAATATGGGATATAATACGAATCAGAACTGATATTATTTTCTGGATACTAACAAAAAGACCAGAGAGAATAAAAGAAGTACTTCCTTTTGATTGGAATAATGGCTGGGATAATGTTTGGATTAATATAACAGCTGAGAATCAAAAGAGAGCAGATGAAAGAATACCTATTCTTTTAGAATTGCCATTTAAGTTTAAGGGAGTAGTGGCAGCTCCTCTTTTGGAGGAAATAAATATAGAAAAGTATCTGAAAAGTGGAATAATAAATGATATAAGTGCCAGCGGGGAAAATTATGCTGGAGCCAGACCTTGCAATTATGATTGGATAAAAAGTCTTTATGAGCAATGCAGGAAATATGATATAACTTTTAATTTTTTTGAAACAGGAGAGTATTTTATAAAAGATGGAAAAAAATACCATATTCCTAAAAAATTACAAAGGGAACAGGCAGAAAAATCAGGGTTAAATTATAAAGGAAAGAATGCTTCAATAATACTTAAAGAAATAGCTGAAGATGAACAGATGAAATTATTTGATTAAAAAATATTTTTATAAAAAGCCTCCTTGTTAGACATAGTCTGATAGAGAGGCTTTATTTTAATTTAATTATCTTAATTTTTCAATAATTATATTATTTTCAATATTTATTCTAGGTTCTGAATGACCTAGTTTTTTTACTATTCTCATTCGGTAACGTGCTATAGCTTTTTCTAAAGCCTGCTTATCAGTATCTGCATTTACTATCATAAAAAACTTGCTAAAGTAAATATCGTTTATTATGTTTATTTTGTAATTATTCATTACTTCACCTCTTGAGTTTTTTTATTGATATTACAAATAGTATTTATAAGAGTTCTATTTAAAATATTATATCATGTTAATAGTAAAAAAATAAGTATTTATAAATAGATACTTAATTATCTATTCCATTATTTGAAAAGTTTTTTTATACACAAATATAGAGAAATCTAAAAAAAGATTGGATTATAAAAATATTTGTATTATAATATATTTTTACAATCAAATAATAACAGGAGGATTTTATGAAGGAAAAGATTGAGAAAATATTAAGGAGTGAAGAAGGAGTATCTTTGTCAAAAGTATCTAAAGATTTGGGGATATCATTTATAGAAGTATTAAGACATGCGCCAACGGTGAGAAAATATGATATAGCAAAATTAGATGAACTTTTTGATATATTAAGAAGCTGGGAAAAAGTATTTTTACTTGTTGTTACACCTAGTTTTGTTTTAGAGATAAAAGATAAATTTCCAAAAGGATTCTATTCACATGGATTTTTAAATTTTCATGATGAGACATCTTCAATAGGAGGGCATTTATCAGCTTCTAAAATAAAGGAAATATTTATTGTAGAAGATGTAATGTATGGAAGAAAAAGTTGCTCTATAAAATTCTTTGGAGAAGATGAAAAAGAAATATTTGCTGTTTATGTTCCAAGAGATGAAAAGAAAGAACTTATAAAAGAATGCTTAGAAAGTTTCGATAACTTATAATAAAAGATTATTTCCCTTATGGCAGACTCTGCTGTAGGGGATTTTTTTTGAAGTGAAATAAAATACAAAGCTATAAGTTTTTTATTATAAAATGTATGAAAATTAATACCTATATATTAGAAAATATATGTGATTAAAAACAAAAATAAAACACTAAAATTAAAAATATTATATAGTTGAATATTAAATAAAAATCTGATAAAATCTATATATTAAAATACCAAATAATATCTTTAAGACAAAAAAATAAAGGAAATTTTTAAAATATTACCTCTTTGAAAAAAATACATAATTATAAATTAAAAAAAATTAAAGTTAGAAAAAATTATAAAAATTAGAGGTGTACTATGAATAATGAACAAGCTAAAAACTATCTTTCAGTAGATAATTTTTACACTAAAGTCAAAGAAGATATTGAAAAAAATATTAATAGTGATTTTAATTTAGCTATTATGACAATAGATTTAGACCATTTTAACTATATAAATGATTTATTTGGTTATGAGGTAGGAGATTTAATTCTACAGACATTAACAAATTATTTTTTAATAACTCTCAATGAAAATAGTATTTTTTCAAGAATTCATGCTGATATTTTTGCATTTTATATAAGATTTAAAGAATATCCTGAAATAGCTCAGACTTTTATTAAACTTACTAATTGGAAGGCTGCATTAAAAGATATTTTACCTCCACACTATAACCTGACAGCCAGTGGGGGAATCGTTATGATACAAGAAATAGCATCAATTTCTTCTTTAGTTGATAAAGCAAATTATGCTCGAAAGAAGGCTAAGGAATGCTTAGGGAATAGCTTTAGATTTTATGATGAAAAAATGGATGTCGAATTACAATGGAAGAAAATTGTAACATTATCTATGGAATCAGCATTAATAAATCATGAATTTGAAATGTATTTACAACCTAAAGTACTTATTAAAAATAGTCAAATTATAGGTGCAGAAGCTTTAGCCAGATGGAAAAATCCAAAATATGGTTTAATTTATCCAGATAATTTTATTAGCATTTTAGAACAAAATGGATTTATCAAACAGTTAGATTTTTTTATGTTAGAAGAAGCTTGTCAATTTTTAAAGGAAAGTTTAATAAAAGGAATACCACAATTACCAATATCCATTAATTTTTCAAAAATTCATCTTTCATCTGAATATTTAGTAGATCATATTTTTCAAACTGTGAAACAATTTAATATTGATACTAAACTTATTGAGATTGAATTTACTGAAAGTTTATCGATAGTAGACTTTGAACGTTTAATTGAAGTAGCAAGCGGCTTAAAACTACTTGGATTTAGAGTTTCATTAGATGATTTTGGAAGTGCCTATTCTTCCTTAAGCTGTCTTAAAGAATTACCAATTGATATTATAAAACTAGATAAAGCTTTTTTGAATTCATCTACTGATACAGAAAAAGGAAAAATGATTATTACAAAAGTTATTGAACTGATTAAGTCATTGAGAATGACCCCTGTTATGGAAGGTATAGAAACTGAAGAACAAGCAGATTTTTTAAAAAAATTAAGTTGTGATTTAGGACAGGGATACTTTTATGCAAAACCAATGACTGTTACTGACTACATAGAGTACTTGAAGAAAGGAGATATTGCATTTGATATTCAAGAATACTTTTCATCTGAAAAAGGCAATAAAAAGTCTCATTCACAAGTAGTTCCTGAAGAGTTTCTAATGGATAATTGGGAACTATATACATTAGGAAAAAATATTGATATGGGCTTAATGAAAGGTTATTTAGATGGAGAAGGTACAGTTCAATATGTTAATGATCGTGCATTGGAATATTTAGGTTATACTCGACAGGAATTTAGAGAAATTTTCCATAATAGTATTACTGCTTTTACACATCCAGATGATGTACCAATTGTTAAAAAAAATATTGAACAGTTAATAAAAACTGGCAAATCATTAAAGTTTCAAACACGTGCTATCAAGAAAGATGGAAAAGTAATTATTTTACAGGGAAATTCCTCTTGTATAATAGATGAACATGGAAGACCTATAGGTCTTTATGCTTTTCAGGATATAACAGAAGAACTAGAACATACAGAATTATTGCAGCAATCATTAGAAGAAAAAATAAAAGAGTTAGAAAATCTTGTCTTAAAAGAAAAAAAGGCAAAGGAAACATTATATTTTTCAGAGGAGCGTTATAGAGCAATTGTAGAACAAAGTGATGATATTATGTTTGATTGGGATTTTATAACTGATACCATTTTTATATCTAGCAAATATGTAGAGATATTTGGAGAAGTACCTATTATAGAAAAATTAACCACAAACTCAGGAATAAGATCAAGAATTCATCCAAGTGATTTAGAAATATTTGAACAATGGATATCTAATACTTATAAAAAAAATATATGCTCAATATCTGAATTTAGAATAAAGGCTGCTAATGGAGAGTATATTTGGATAAAGAGCCGTTCTACTGCAATTTGTGATGAAAATGGCAATCCATTACGGGCTGTAGGGTTATTTTTAAATATAAATTCACAAAAAAATGAATTTGACATATTGACTTTTAAATCTCAGCGTGATCCATTGACTAAATTGTTAAATAAAGAAGAAACACGTATTCAAATAGAAAAAATTCTTGAAATTTTTCCAAATGAAGTGGGTTCTTTTTTCATTATTGATATTGATAATTTTAAAGAATTAAATGATAATTTAGGTCACCAATTAGGAGATACTGTTCTAATAGAATTTACTCATAAAATTAGAGATTTTTTTCCTAGCAATAGTATTGTTGGTAGAATAGGAGGAGATGAAATTGCAGCATATATGCCATATATATCTTTAGATAATACTGCTTCTAAAGCTGAACAATTATTACAAGCTCTACGAATGAATTATTATGGATCTGCATCAAAGTATAATATTCATGGCAGTGTTGGAATTGCAGCTTATCCTATGCATGGGAAAACATTTGATGAACTTTAT
This genomic window contains:
- a CDS encoding putative heme utilization carrier protein HutX, giving the protein MKEKIEKILRSEEGVSLSKVSKDLGISFIEVLRHAPTVRKYDIAKLDELFDILRSWEKVFLLVVTPSFVLEIKDKFPKGFYSHGFLNFHDETSSIGGHLSASKIKEIFIVEDVMYGRKSCSIKFFGEDEKEIFAVYVPRDEKKELIKECLESFDNL
- a CDS encoding putative bacterial signaling protein, with translation MNNEQAKNYLSVDNFYTKVKEDIEKNINSDFNLAIMTIDLDHFNYINDLFGYEVGDLILQTLTNYFLITLNENSIFSRIHADIFAFYIRFKEYPEIAQTFIKLTNWKAALKDILPPHYNLTASGGIVMIQEIASISSLVDKANYARKKAKECLGNSFRFYDEKMDVELQWKKIVTLSMESALINHEFEMYLQPKVLIKNSQIIGAEALARWKNPKYGLIYPDNFISILEQNGFIKQLDFFMLEEACQFLKESLIKGIPQLPISINFSKIHLSSEYLVDHIFQTVKQFNIDTKLIEIEFTESLSIVDFERLIEVASGLKLLGFRVSLDDFGSAYSSLSCLKELPIDIIKLDKAFLNSSTDTEKGKMIITKVIELIKSLRMTPVMEGIETEEQADFLKKLSCDLGQGYFYAKPMTVTDYIEYLKKGDIAFDIQEYFSSEKGNKKSHSQVVPEEFLMDNWELYTLGKNIDMGLMKGYLDGEGTVQYVNDRALEYLGYTRQEFREIFHNSITAFTHPDDVPIVKKNIEQLIKTGKSLKFQTRAIKKDGKVIILQGNSSCIIDEHGRPIGLYAFQDITEELEHTELLQQSLEEKIKELENLVLKEKKAKETLYFSEERYRAIVEQSDDIMFDWDFITDTIFISSKYVEIFGEVPIIEKLTTNSGIRSRIHPSDLEIFEQWISNTYKKNICSISEFRIKAANGEYIWIKSRSTAICDENGNPLRAVGLFLNINSQKNEFDILTFKSQRDPLTKLLNKEETRIQIEKILEIFPNEVGSFFIIDIDNFKELNDNLGHQLGDTVLIEFTHKIRDFFPSNSIVGRIGGDEIAAYMPYISLDNTASKAEQLLQALRMNYYGSASKYNIHGSVGIAAYPMHGKTFDELYHLADIALYESKRRGKDCYTIYKSHMTGSLQDNRTPVEWSESFLNTYFQGDFSFKIFEILYETKDINASIQMVLELLGKRFKVERVYIFQNDSEGKSARKIYEWCTSSIEKGQFQNIVYKELGMYLSQYTKEGIFCCPDVRYSNREVYEICRAQNIKSLLHCAIYNEKIMTGFIGFDMCTKYHNWSGEEIAILGYISRILSVFMVKFNTTLKLETSYQNYVEMLENLNGYVYVVDLKTYKILYVNNSIKKLGLDYSQTCYKMTFNIDTPCKKCPIDKLSDKVPYATEEIYSEALHGWVNSAASKLKWEQNRDAVLICCTDISKYK